The following are from one region of the Luteimonas sp. MC1572 genome:
- the pilG gene encoding twitching motility response regulator PilG — MTQDENRAGSLDGLRVMVIDDSKTIRRTAETLLRREGADVVTATDGFEALAKIADQRPQIIFVDIMMPRLDGYQTCALIKNNQLFKHTPVIMLSSKDGLFDKARGRIVGSEQYVTKPFTREELLDAIRKHVNA, encoded by the coding sequence ATGACGCAGGACGAAAACCGCGCCGGCAGCCTTGATGGCCTGCGCGTGATGGTGATCGACGATTCGAAGACCATCCGCCGCACGGCAGAGACACTGCTGCGCCGCGAGGGTGCGGACGTGGTGACTGCGACCGACGGGTTCGAGGCGCTGGCCAAGATCGCCGACCAGCGGCCGCAGATCATCTTCGTGGACATCATGATGCCGCGCCTGGACGGCTACCAGACCTGCGCACTGATCAAGAACAACCAGCTTTTCAAGCACACGCCGGTGATCATGCTGTCTTCCAAGGACGGCCTGTTCGACAAGGCCCGAGGTCGCATCGTGGGCTCCGAGCAGTACGTCACCAAGCCTTTTACGCGCGAGGAACTCCTCGACGCCATCCGCAAACACGTCAACGCCTGA
- the gshB gene encoding glutathione synthase yields the protein MPLEVIVVMDPIGSITIAKDSTFAMLLEAQRRGHRLHYVVPGGLSMEGGVAQALVAPLQVADDAAGWFELGTTSQRAFQARDVVLMRRDPPVDSDYLHDTLILDAARMAGANVVNDPRGLRDLNEKLAALLFPQCCPPTLVSRNAAALKAFVGHHDQAVLKPLDGMGGRSIFRASAGDPNLNVILETLTDSGRHLAMAQRYLPEITEGDKRILLVDGVPVDYCLARIPQGDEFRGNLAAGGRGEGRPLSERDRWIAAQVGPEMVRRGMRFVGLDVIGDYLTEVNVTSPTCIRELDAQFGLNIAGLLFDAIEQ from the coding sequence ATGCCACTCGAAGTCATCGTCGTGATGGACCCGATCGGGTCGATCACCATCGCCAAGGATTCGACCTTCGCCATGCTCCTCGAGGCGCAGCGGCGTGGCCATCGCCTTCACTACGTGGTGCCGGGTGGCCTGTCGATGGAAGGTGGCGTGGCGCAGGCGCTCGTCGCGCCGCTGCAGGTCGCTGACGACGCCGCGGGCTGGTTCGAACTGGGAACTACGTCACAACGCGCGTTCCAGGCGCGCGACGTGGTGCTGATGCGCCGCGACCCGCCGGTCGATTCAGACTACCTGCACGACACGTTGATCCTCGACGCCGCGCGCATGGCCGGCGCCAACGTGGTCAACGATCCGCGTGGACTGCGCGACCTCAACGAGAAGCTCGCCGCCCTGCTCTTCCCGCAGTGCTGCCCGCCGACCCTGGTCAGCCGCAATGCCGCCGCGCTGAAGGCGTTCGTCGGCCACCATGACCAGGCGGTGCTGAAGCCGCTGGATGGCATGGGCGGCCGCTCGATCTTCCGCGCCAGCGCTGGCGATCCCAACCTCAACGTCATCCTCGAGACGCTCACCGACAGCGGCCGGCACCTGGCCATGGCGCAGCGCTACCTGCCGGAGATCACCGAGGGCGACAAGCGCATCCTGCTGGTCGACGGCGTGCCGGTGGACTACTGCCTGGCGCGCATCCCGCAAGGCGACGAGTTCCGCGGCAACCTGGCCGCCGGCGGCCGCGGCGAAGGCCGTCCGCTGAGCGAGCGCGACCGCTGGATCGCGGCGCAGGTCGGCCCCGAGATGGTCCGCCGCGGCATGCGCTTCGTCGGCCTGGACGTGATCGGTGATTACCTCACCGAGGTCAACGTCACCAGCCCGACCTGCATCCGCGAGCTCGACGCCCAGTTCGGCCTCAACATCGCCGGCCTGCTGTTCGACGCCATCGAGCAGTGA
- a CDS encoding ATP-dependent DNA helicase, whose protein sequence is MSHSESHVAAPQVEGELAARSRAALVEGGLLADRLSGFRPRPAQQDLAAAVAEAFDSRDVLLAEAGTGTGKTFAYLVPAILSRRKTIISTGTRALQDQLYHRDLPRVRDALGIGLRTALLKGRANYLCRHRVERARGEARFTSAAQASQFERIVAWGGRTRMGDLAELESLAEDSPLLPMVTSTADNCLGNECPFWGECFVVQARQRAQDADIVVVNHHLLLADLALKQEGFGEILPGAEAFVVDEAHQLPELAAQFFGEGLSARPLVELARDAIAECRDVDGALAVLQSPASALEQATRGLRAELEVLPVRGTQAQALLYANVATALDALSAALHALAEALAPLRDAAPGLEACHVRTLDQQGRLARWCVPRGLDDGMAEADDDIRWYELSPRGFRLQRTPLDVSGPLRAHRERSGAAWVFTSATLAVDGRFDHIANRLGLVEPRTLLAPSPFDWGTQALAYLPPSLPEPSSRDYTSAVTAAVRPVLEASGGRAFLLFASHRALRETAEGLRDGPWPLFVQGEAPRHVLLQRFRESGNGVLLGAASFREGVDVAGGALSVVVIDKLPFAAPDDPVFEARLDAIRRAGGNPFRDEQVPQAVIALKQGVGRLIRSETDRGVLVLCDPRLLGKGYGKRFLKSLPPFPHTRDIADVAAFFARG, encoded by the coding sequence ATGAGTCATTCCGAATCCCATGTCGCCGCGCCGCAGGTCGAGGGCGAGCTGGCGGCGCGCAGCCGCGCCGCGCTGGTCGAAGGCGGCCTGCTGGCCGACCGCCTGTCCGGGTTCCGGCCGCGACCGGCGCAGCAGGACCTGGCCGCTGCAGTGGCCGAGGCCTTCGACAGTCGCGACGTGCTGCTGGCCGAAGCCGGCACCGGCACCGGCAAGACCTTCGCCTACCTGGTGCCCGCCATCCTGTCGCGGCGCAAGACCATCATCTCCACCGGGACGCGCGCACTGCAGGACCAGCTCTACCACCGCGACCTGCCGCGGGTGCGCGATGCGCTCGGCATCGGCCTGCGCACCGCGCTGCTGAAGGGCCGCGCCAACTACCTGTGCCGCCATCGCGTGGAGCGCGCGCGCGGTGAGGCGCGCTTCACCAGCGCGGCGCAGGCGTCGCAGTTCGAGCGCATCGTCGCCTGGGGCGGGCGCACGCGCATGGGCGACCTGGCCGAACTGGAATCGCTGGCCGAAGACTCGCCGCTGCTGCCGATGGTCACCTCCACCGCCGACAACTGCCTGGGCAACGAATGCCCGTTCTGGGGCGAGTGCTTCGTGGTGCAGGCGCGCCAGCGCGCGCAGGATGCCGACATCGTGGTGGTCAACCACCACCTGCTGCTGGCCGACCTGGCGCTGAAGCAGGAGGGCTTCGGCGAGATCCTGCCCGGCGCCGAGGCGTTCGTGGTCGACGAAGCGCACCAGCTTCCCGAGCTCGCCGCGCAGTTCTTCGGCGAAGGCCTGTCGGCGCGCCCGCTGGTCGAGTTGGCGCGCGATGCGATCGCCGAATGCCGCGACGTCGACGGCGCGCTGGCGGTGCTGCAGTCGCCGGCGAGCGCGCTGGAGCAGGCGACCCGCGGCCTGCGCGCGGAACTGGAGGTCTTGCCGGTGCGCGGCACGCAGGCGCAGGCGCTGCTGTACGCCAACGTCGCCACGGCGCTGGACGCGCTGTCGGCGGCGCTGCACGCGTTGGCCGAGGCGCTGGCGCCGCTGCGCGATGCCGCGCCCGGGCTCGAGGCCTGCCACGTGCGCACGCTCGACCAGCAGGGGCGTCTCGCGCGCTGGTGCGTGCCGCGTGGCCTCGACGACGGCATGGCCGAGGCCGACGACGACATCCGCTGGTACGAACTGTCACCGCGCGGCTTCCGCCTGCAGCGCACGCCGCTGGACGTGTCCGGGCCGCTGCGCGCGCATCGCGAACGCTCGGGCGCGGCCTGGGTGTTCACGTCGGCCACGCTGGCGGTGGACGGCCGCTTCGACCATATCGCCAACCGGCTCGGGCTGGTCGAGCCGCGCACGCTGCTGGCGCCAAGCCCGTTCGACTGGGGCACCCAGGCGCTCGCCTACCTGCCGCCGTCGCTGCCCGAGCCGTCGTCGCGTGATTACACCTCGGCGGTCACCGCCGCGGTGCGCCCGGTGCTGGAGGCCTCGGGCGGGCGCGCGTTCCTGCTGTTCGCTTCGCACCGCGCGCTGCGTGAGACCGCGGAGGGTCTGCGCGACGGGCCCTGGCCGCTGTTCGTGCAGGGCGAGGCGCCGCGGCACGTCCTGCTGCAGAGGTTCCGCGAGTCAGGCAACGGCGTGCTGCTGGGTGCCGCCAGCTTCCGCGAGGGCGTCGACGTGGCCGGCGGCGCGCTGAGCGTGGTGGTGATCGACAAGCTGCCGTTCGCCGCGCCCGACGATCCGGTGTTCGAGGCGCGGCTGGACGCCATCCGCCGCGCCGGCGGCAATCCGTTCCGCGACGAACAGGTGCCGCAGGCGGTGATCGCGCTGAAACAGGGCGTGGGCCGGCTGATCCGTTCGGAAACCGATCGCGGCGTGCTGGTGCTGTGCGATCCGCGCCTGCTCGGCAAGGGCTACGGCAAGCGCTTCCTGAAGTCGCTGCCACCGTTCCCGCACACCCGCGACATCGCCGACGTGGCGGCGTTCTTCGCCCGGGGCTGA
- the lepB gene encoding signal peptidase I — protein sequence MTQSTTAQGAHARLARLFRESAPLLVMLALLLVARSSFANHYVVPSGSMQPTLRPGDRVVVDMSAYGVRVPFTAVTLIERDVPRAGDVAVFKSPHDGTRLIKRVVAVAGDQVALLDGRLSINGRPLARGADAGIESFGGRQVALDLDDGGGPDIASLRVPPGKLLVLGDHRGASADGRMFGLVSADSVYARARGVYYRRGEGLRWQAL from the coding sequence ATGACGCAATCCACCACCGCGCAGGGTGCACACGCGCGCCTTGCCCGCCTGTTCCGCGAATCGGCACCGCTGCTGGTCATGCTGGCGCTGCTGCTGGTGGCGCGCAGTTCGTTCGCCAACCACTACGTGGTGCCCAGCGGCTCCATGCAGCCGACGCTGCGGCCGGGCGATCGCGTGGTGGTCGACATGAGTGCGTACGGCGTGCGCGTGCCGTTCACCGCCGTCACTTTGATCGAGCGCGATGTGCCGCGCGCCGGTGATGTCGCGGTGTTCAAGTCGCCGCATGACGGCACGCGCCTGATCAAGCGCGTGGTGGCCGTGGCGGGTGACCAGGTGGCGCTGCTTGATGGTCGCCTCAGCATCAATGGCCGGCCGCTGGCGCGTGGCGCCGATGCCGGCATCGAGTCCTTCGGCGGGCGGCAGGTGGCGCTCGACCTCGATGATGGCGGCGGGCCGGACATCGCCTCGCTGCGCGTGCCGCCGGGCAAGCTGCTGGTGCTCGGCGACCATCGCGGCGCCAGCGCCGACGGCCGCATGTTCGGACTGGTCAGTGCCGATTCGGTGTATGCCCGTGCGCGGGGCGTGTACTACCGGCGCGGCGAGGGCCTGCGCTGGCAGGCGCTGTAA
- a CDS encoding chemotaxis protein CheW, with protein sequence MDPFEILASYEQRSLAHIAGLPEQLDAPGLWRGVGYRVGRRSLASGFDEVVEILPMPQLTPVPGAQPWMLGVANIRGNLLPVVDLRMFLEGERTVLHEGQRVLLVRQPGGDVAVTIDELYGQRSFLVEQETDAAGLADGRYANFIDRAYDVGGHAWAVFSLDRLSRTPEFRHAAA encoded by the coding sequence ATGGATCCGTTCGAGATCCTCGCCAGCTACGAGCAGCGCAGCCTGGCGCACATCGCCGGCCTGCCTGAGCAGCTGGATGCGCCTGGCCTGTGGCGCGGTGTGGGCTATCGCGTTGGCCGACGCTCGCTGGCTTCCGGCTTCGATGAGGTGGTCGAGATCCTGCCGATGCCGCAGCTGACGCCGGTGCCCGGGGCGCAGCCCTGGATGCTTGGCGTCGCCAATATCCGCGGCAACCTGCTGCCGGTGGTCGACCTGCGCATGTTCCTGGAAGGCGAGCGCACCGTGCTCCACGAAGGCCAGCGCGTGCTGCTGGTGCGCCAGCCCGGCGGCGACGTGGCGGTGACGATCGACGAGCTGTACGGCCAGCGCAGCTTCCTGGTCGAGCAGGAGACGGACGCCGCCGGCCTTGCCGACGGCCGCTACGCGAATTTCATCGACCGCGCCTACGACGTGGGCGGTCATGCATGGGCGGTTTTCAGCCTCGACAGGCTGTCCCGCACTCCCGAATTCAGACACGCCGCGGCATGA
- a CDS encoding energy transducer TonB, which yields MLVLGVGFALDDAAPVLPTLDVILTETTSPLTQSQADFLAQASNQGGGEDELSKRPRDAQVGQLPQDEAGVAQQAMRAQSPDASVPPETRVVASRNGETRVAAPEDTPLADDTPLPRGEERIERDLAMARLAAEIHLQSERYAKRPKRKFVSASTQEWAYATYLRSWVDRVERVGNLNYPDEARRRQLSGTLVISVAIRRDGSVERAEVIQSSGVRLLDDAALRIARLAEPYPPLPRTEEEIDVLHVTRTWNFLPGGELVDD from the coding sequence ATGCTGGTGCTGGGCGTCGGCTTCGCGCTCGACGACGCGGCGCCGGTGCTGCCCACGCTGGATGTCATCCTCACCGAAACCACCAGCCCGCTGACGCAGTCGCAGGCCGATTTCCTCGCCCAGGCCAGCAACCAGGGCGGCGGCGAGGACGAGCTCAGCAAGCGCCCGCGCGACGCCCAGGTCGGCCAGCTGCCGCAGGACGAGGCCGGCGTGGCACAGCAGGCGATGCGCGCGCAGTCACCCGACGCCAGCGTGCCGCCGGAAACGCGGGTGGTCGCCAGCCGCAACGGCGAGACGCGCGTCGCCGCGCCGGAGGACACGCCGCTTGCCGACGACACGCCCCTGCCGCGCGGCGAGGAGCGCATCGAGCGCGACCTGGCGATGGCACGACTGGCCGCGGAGATCCACCTGCAGTCGGAGCGCTACGCCAAGCGACCGAAGCGCAAGTTCGTGTCGGCAAGCACCCAGGAGTGGGCGTACGCGACCTACCTGCGCAGCTGGGTGGACCGCGTCGAGCGGGTCGGCAACCTGAACTATCCGGACGAGGCGCGCCGCAGGCAGCTGTCCGGCACGCTGGTGATCAGCGTGGCGATCCGCCGCGACGGCTCGGTGGAGCGCGCGGAGGTGATCCAGTCCAGCGGCGTGCGCCTGCTCGACGACGCCGCGCTGCGCATCGCCCGCCTCGCCGAGCCTTACCCGCCCCTGCCGCGTACCGAGGAGGAGATCGATGTCCTCCACGTCACCCGCACCTGGAACTTCCTGCCGGGCGGCGAGCTGGTCGACGACTGA
- a CDS encoding methyl-accepting chemotaxis protein, whose translation MSNVIDSVAGKGRNIGTNVWIWLLVVSLLVFAGNTIYAMTKAARLGGASTAASSLQVNSQRLANQGREAVEGNAASFATFRATKAAIDGDISRLDSNFGTTTGVSGPIRAVGETWAPLAMNADQVLASEAAVVAFAGNAERFSQAVPQLQAQLDEVVRAMSASGSPSSQIYIALREVVLASTMARRVTEIRAGGAGASNAGDALARDAGVFDQVLTGLRSGDDAMNVQPLSNAAALAALAQATTQWGEMKKDLDAILASSEDLFTAQNAAAALTTGSDKLLGNSESLFQALTAFGSLRDTSLLGNIWISIIFGGLALAALVGLLWSSGRERRERFENTMELNNRNQEAIMRLLDEMGSLAEGDLTVKATVTEDMTGAIADSINFAVEQLRSLVQTINDTSVQVASSAQETQATAMHLAEAAEHQAQEINSASDRINEIAQSINQVSRNSAESADVAQRSVQIATKGAGVVRETIAGMDSIRDQIQETSKRIKRLGESSQEIGSIVELINDISEQTNILALNAAIQAASAGEAGRGFAVVADEVQRLAERASNATKRIETLVQTIQSDTNEAVSSMEQTTSEVVAGARLAEDAGTALGEIENVSTSLASLIEGISSASQQQSAAATNITATMNTIQSITAQTSQGANQTAESIGNLAQLAADLRRSVADFKLPA comes from the coding sequence ATGAGCAATGTCATCGACAGCGTAGCCGGCAAGGGTCGCAACATCGGCACCAACGTCTGGATCTGGTTGCTCGTGGTCTCGTTGCTGGTATTCGCCGGCAACACCATCTATGCGATGACCAAGGCCGCGCGCCTCGGCGGCGCCAGTACGGCGGCCTCCAGCCTGCAGGTGAACTCGCAGCGCCTGGCCAACCAGGGCCGCGAGGCGGTGGAAGGCAATGCCGCGTCGTTCGCGACGTTCCGCGCCACCAAGGCCGCGATCGACGGCGACATTTCCCGCCTCGACAGCAACTTCGGCACCACCACCGGCGTCAGCGGCCCGATCCGCGCGGTCGGCGAAACCTGGGCGCCACTGGCGATGAACGCCGACCAGGTGCTGGCCAGCGAGGCCGCCGTGGTCGCCTTCGCCGGCAACGCCGAGCGCTTCAGCCAGGCGGTGCCGCAGCTGCAGGCGCAGCTCGACGAAGTGGTGCGCGCGATGTCGGCCAGCGGCTCGCCGTCGTCGCAGATCTACATCGCGCTGCGCGAGGTGGTGCTGGCGTCCACGATGGCGCGCCGCGTCACCGAGATCCGCGCCGGCGGCGCCGGTGCCTCCAACGCGGGTGATGCGCTGGCCCGCGACGCGGGCGTCTTCGACCAGGTGCTCACGGGCCTGCGCTCCGGCGACGATGCGATGAACGTGCAGCCGCTGTCGAACGCCGCCGCGCTGGCCGCGCTGGCGCAGGCGACGACGCAGTGGGGGGAAATGAAGAAGGACCTCGACGCGATCCTCGCGAGCTCCGAGGACCTGTTCACCGCGCAGAACGCGGCCGCCGCGCTGACCACCGGATCGGACAAGCTGCTCGGCAACAGCGAATCGCTGTTCCAGGCGCTGACCGCGTTCGGTTCGCTGCGCGACACCAGCCTGCTGGGCAACATCTGGATCTCGATCATCTTCGGTGGCCTGGCGCTGGCCGCGCTGGTCGGCCTGCTGTGGTCGTCCGGCCGCGAGCGCCGCGAGCGCTTCGAGAACACCATGGAGCTCAACAACCGCAACCAGGAGGCGATCATGCGCCTGCTGGACGAAATGGGTTCGCTCGCCGAAGGCGACCTGACGGTCAAGGCCACCGTCACCGAGGACATGACCGGCGCCATCGCCGACTCCATCAACTTCGCCGTCGAGCAGCTGCGCAGCCTGGTGCAGACGATCAACGACACCTCGGTGCAGGTGGCGTCCAGTGCGCAGGAGACGCAGGCCACCGCCATGCACCTGGCCGAGGCCGCCGAGCACCAGGCGCAGGAGATCAACTCCGCGTCCGACCGCATCAACGAGATCGCGCAGAGCATCAACCAGGTGTCGCGCAACTCCGCCGAGTCCGCCGACGTGGCGCAGCGCTCGGTGCAGATCGCCACCAAGGGCGCGGGCGTGGTCCGCGAGACGATCGCCGGCATGGACTCGATCCGCGACCAGATCCAGGAAACCTCCAAGCGCATCAAGCGCCTCGGCGAAAGCTCGCAGGAGATCGGCTCGATCGTCGAACTGATCAACGACATCTCCGAGCAGACCAACATCCTGGCGCTGAACGCGGCCATCCAGGCGGCGTCCGCCGGTGAGGCGGGTCGTGGCTTCGCGGTCGTGGCCGACGAAGTGCAGCGCCTCGCCGAACGCGCATCCAACGCCACCAAGCGCATCGAGACGCTGGTGCAGACCATTCAGAGCGATACCAACGAGGCCGTCAGCTCGATGGAACAGACGACGTCCGAGGTGGTCGCCGGTGCGCGCCTGGCCGAGGACGCCGGTACCGCGCTGGGTGAGATCGAAAACGTGTCGACCAGCCTGGCATCGCTCATCGAAGGCATCTCCAGCGCCTCGCAGCAGCAGTCCGCGGCCGCGACCAACATCACCGCGACCATGAACACGATCCAGTCGATCACCGCGCAGACTTCGCAAGGCGCCAACCAGACCGCCGAGTCGATTGGCAACCTGGCCCAGCTCGCGGCCGACCTGCGCCGCTCGGTCGCCGACTTCAAGCTGCCGGCCTGA
- the tsaB gene encoding tRNA (adenosine(37)-N6)-threonylcarbamoyltransferase complex dimerization subunit type 1 TsaB produces the protein MRLLAIETSTEACSVALWLDGEVRERFEVAPRRHAELVLPWADALLAEAGIARASLDGIAVSRGPGAFTGVRLGISLTQGIALALDLPALAVSTLAVLAQGARIPEAGPADARVLAAIDARMGEVYLGGFAREHDAWRVLAPEAVMAPDAAALPGEAGEGGWLGVGTGFSALDGALRTRFGARLVAVDDAALPRAGDLARLAAAAFARGEAVAPELLEPAYLRNNVALTLAEQAASRQRG, from the coding sequence ATGCGCCTGCTTGCCATTGAAACCTCCACCGAGGCCTGCTCGGTCGCGCTCTGGCTCGACGGCGAGGTGCGCGAGCGCTTCGAGGTCGCGCCGCGGCGCCACGCCGAGCTGGTGTTGCCCTGGGCGGACGCGCTGCTGGCCGAGGCCGGCATTGCCCGCGCCAGCCTCGACGGCATCGCCGTCAGCCGCGGGCCGGGTGCGTTCACCGGGGTGCGGCTGGGGATTTCGCTGACGCAGGGCATCGCGCTCGCGCTCGACCTGCCGGCGCTGGCGGTGTCCACGCTGGCGGTGCTGGCGCAGGGCGCGCGCATCCCGGAAGCAGGCCCTGCGGATGCCCGGGTGCTGGCGGCGATCGACGCGCGCATGGGTGAGGTCTACCTCGGCGGCTTCGCGCGCGAGCACGACGCGTGGCGCGTACTGGCGCCGGAGGCGGTCATGGCACCGGATGCGGCCGCGCTGCCGGGTGAAGCCGGGGAGGGCGGCTGGCTCGGCGTCGGCACCGGGTTCTCGGCGCTCGACGGCGCGCTGCGCACGCGTTTCGGTGCACGGCTGGTCGCGGTCGACGACGCGGCGCTGCCGCGCGCCGGCGACCTGGCTCGGCTGGCCGCGGCGGCATTCGCGCGCGGTGAGGCGGTGGCTCCCGAGCTGCTGGAACCCGCCTACCTGCGCAACAACGTGGCGCTCACCCTGGCCGAGCAGGCGGCATCGCGCCAGCGCGGCTGA
- a CDS encoding response regulator produces the protein MAKILLIEDSPTDTAVLTQLLERNGHQVLAAANAEDGIEVCKRELPALVLMDLVLPGMNGFQATRALSRDAVTSAIPVLIVSTKGMETDKAWGMRQGAKGYIVKPPVESDLVEQINSLLGG, from the coding sequence ATGGCAAAGATCCTGTTGATCGAGGACTCGCCGACCGATACCGCGGTCCTCACCCAGTTGCTTGAACGCAACGGCCACCAGGTGCTGGCTGCGGCCAACGCCGAGGACGGCATCGAAGTCTGCAAGCGCGAGCTGCCGGCACTGGTCCTGATGGACCTGGTGCTGCCCGGCATGAATGGTTTCCAGGCCACGCGCGCGCTGTCGCGCGATGCGGTGACCAGCGCCATCCCGGTGCTGATCGTCAGCACCAAGGGCATGGAGACCGACAAGGCCTGGGGCATGCGCCAGGGCGCGAAGGGCTACATCGTCAAGCCGCCGGTCGAAAGCGACCTGGTCGAGCAAATCAACAGCCTGCTCGGTGGCTGA